ACGATGGTCTTCGCCGCCTTGTCGCTGACCACAGTCCCTTTCCGCTCTTTGCGGACACTCCGTTGCATCGCCTGGCTCGTCATGACGCCCTCTTGGCCAACGCCTGTTCTCTCATCACCGTCTGAATCCGCGCGATGTCGCGGCGCAGATCGCGGAGCCTCGAGGGCTTTTCAAGACGCCCCGAGGATTGCTGCACGCGAAGGTTGAACAACTCCCGCCGCACATCGCCGAGCTTTTGCTGAAGCTCGGCCTCCGTCATCCCTCTCAATTCGGCCGCCTTCATAGGTTCCTCCCTCGCATCATGCCCCATGCCGATGCACGAAACGGGTCGGTATTGGCAGCTTGCTGGCCGCCAACCGCAACGACTCGCGGGCGACGGATTCCGGAACTCCATCCAACTCAAACAACATGCGTCCCGGCCGCACGACCGCGACCCAACCCTCCACAGGGCCCTTGCCCTTACCCATTCGCGTTTCCAACGGCTTTTTTGTGTACGGCTTGTCCGGAAAAACGCGAAGCCACAATTTGCCCTTTCGCTTCATCGAACGGCTGATCGCGACACGGCAGGCCTCGAGCTGGATATTCGTGATCCACGCGCGTCCGAGCGCCTGCAGCCCATATTCGCCAAAAGCCAGCGTGTTGCCGGATGCCGCGTCGCCTTTCAGGCTGCCCCTCTGCTGCTTGCGATATTTCACTCGTTTAGGCATGAGCGGCATGGCTCGCCTCCTTTGCCGGCTGCTCCGGCTTTCGGCAGATCCAGACCTTGATGCCGATCTTACCCGCCACCGTGTTGGCTTCCGCGAAGCCATATTGCACATTTTCGCGGAGAGTGTGCAGCGGGACCTTGCCCTCGCGATACCCCTCCCGCCGCGCGAGCTCGGCTCCTCCAAGCCGGCCCGACGCTAGCACCCGGATGCCCAGCGCGCCGAGCTCCATCGCCATCTGAACCGCCCGTTTGAGCGCGCGGCGAAACGAGACCCGCCGCTCCAATTGCAGCGCGATATTTTCCGCAACGAGCTGCGCGTTGAGATCCGGATCTTTGATTTCCTTAATCTCCACGTAGATTTCCTTGCCCGTCATCTTCGCGATCTCCTCGCGAAGCTTCTCAAGGTCCGCGCCCTTGCGTCCGATCACGATGCCCGGACGCGCCGTGTACACCGTGATGCGAGCGCGATTCGCATAGCGCTCGATCAGGATGTCCGGAACCGCCGCCTCCTTGAGCCGGTTCTTCACCAACTCCCGGATTTTGATGTCCTCCTGGAGCAGCGGTCCAAAATTCTTCTTGTCCGCGATCCATCGGGATCGCCAGTCCTTCGTGACCGTGACGCGAAGGCCGATCGGATTGACTTTCTGTCCCAAGTGTCCGCTCCTTTGGTTCGACGTGACAAAAAAGTGTTATTCTTTCTTCTTATCGCGCGCCGTCAACACAATCCTCACATGGCTCATGCGGCGCAGGATCGGGCTCGCGCTGCCGCGCGCTCGCGGCCAGTAGCGCTTCATTCGAGGGCCGTCTTCGACCACAGCGAGCTTCACCACCAGGTCGTCCGCGGATACGCCGTTGTTTGCCTCCGCGTTCGCGATGGCGGAACGGAGGGTCTTGCCGAGCCAAAACCCGGCCTTCCGCGCGTTGAAATCCGCGATGCGGAGCGCCTCGGCCACGGGCTTGCCCTGAAGGGCCCGTGCAAGGTCTCGCGCCTTCGACGGAGACATCCGCACGAATTTGCTGATTGCTGTCACTTCCATCTTTGCCTCACTCTCTCTTCATCCGCCAAACGACGGCCCGATCCCCCTGTTCGGGAAACGAGCCGCGCTCCTGCGTCTCCACCCGCGCGCCGGCGATCCGTTCACGAACCTCCACCACCCGCGCTCGGGCGATCACAACGCCGTCGCGAACAATCGCCACCGCGAGCCCCGGCCTCAGACCGTCGCGCACCCCGCCCCGAAGGGCAACCAACCCGAGCTCCCGGCTGGCGTCGACCACGGGCCAACCGTCGGGCGCCACATCGCCACCGCCCGGCTCCGCCGACGGCAACGGAGCGGTCGCAAGCGTCCACCGGTCTGCCCGCATTTCCCCTTCGGCGAGGCGGGCCAGCAAACGGTCCCGCTCCGCCTCCAGCGCCGCGACGGTCTCGCGCAACCTCGCATTCTCCTCGGCGAGGCGCCGCGCGAGCAGCTTGGCTTCCTCGGCTGCGGGGTCCGCCGCCCGCGACAGCGGAGTGACGGCGATTAATCCGGCGATCAACCAGCCGCTCGCAGCCCATCCCCGCATGACCCTCCGCCTCCCCGACTACTTCAGGGAGACCGTCTTGTCGGTCGCCGCGCCGTGCTTTCGGAACGTCCGAGTGGGCGAAAATTCGCCCAGCCGATGTCCGACCATGTTTTCCGTTATAAAAACCGTGTTGAAGGTTTTGCCGTTGTGGATCGCGAACGTATGACCCACAAACTCCGGCACAATCATCGAGCGGCGCGACCACGTCTTGATCGGCCGCTTCTGTCCGCTCTTCTCCAACTGCTCCACCTTCTTAAGCAGCTTGGCATCCACAAATGGCCCTTTGCGAATCGAGCGACCCATCGATCATTTCCTCCGCTGCAAAATGAATCGGCCTGACGGCTTGCGCTTGTTGCGCGTCTTTTTGCCCTTGGCCAATTTGCCCCACGGCGACCGGGGGTGTCCGCCGCCGGAGGTCCGACCCTCGCCGCCACCCATGGGATGGTCGATCGGATTCATGGCAACACCGCGAACGGTCGGACGAATGCCCATCCAACGCTTGCGGCCGGCCTTCCCGAGCGACACGTTCTGATGGTCAATGTTGCCGACCTGGCCCACGGTTGCGTAGCAAGTGTCGCGAACCATCCGTATCTCCCCGGAAGGCAAACGGACTTGCGCAAAGCCGCCCTCCACCGCCATGATCTCCGCTGCCGCGCCCGCGCCCCGGACCAACTGGGCGCCTCGGCCCGGGTACAACTCTATGTTGTGCACGGGCAGGCCGGCGGGAATCTTGGCCAGCGGAAGCGCGTTGCCCTCGGTCGGCTCCGCCGTCGGCCCGGACATCAGCACGTCTCCCACCTTCATGTTGAGCGTGGCCAGGATGTAGCGCTTTTCGCCGTCCGCATAGGTCAGGAGCGCAATCCGGGCCGAACGATTCGGATCGTATTCGATCGCCGTGACCTTCGCGGGAATGCCGTGCTTGTCCCGCTTGAAATCGATGATGCGGAGGTGCCGCTTGTGGCCGCCACCGCGGTGCCGGACGGTAATCCGCCCGTACATGTTGCGGCCCGCCTGCGACTTTCGGGACTGGATCAGCCGCTTCTCCGGCTTAGACTTCGTAATTTCCGAAAAGTCCGGCAGTTCGGTGAAGCGGAGCGAAGGGGTGATGGGTCGATTGGCTTTCAGCGGCATGGCGCACTCCCTAGGTCAGATCAATTTTGTCCCCCTCCTTGAGGGTGACGATGGCTCGCTTCCTGTCGGGCCGGTAACCGATGAGGCCGCGCCGGTTACGCTTCGCCTTGCCGGCACGGTTCAAAGTGTTGACCTTGACGACCCCAACATTGAAGAGCTGCTCGACGGCGCGCTTGATCTCCAGCTTGTTCGCATCAGCCGCGACCTCGAAGAAATAGGTGTTTTGTTTCTCGGTGAGGCCAGCTCCCTTTTCCGTCAGCTCTAGCCTCTTAATGATGACCTCAGCGGGTTTCATGTCGATGCCTCCCTGTCGGTCAGTCGTTCCTGCAGGCGCTCGAGGCCGGCTCGGGTGATCACTAGCAGGGGGTATTTCAGGACCTGCAAAGCGTTGACATCCCCCGGTCGCGCAACCTCCACACGAGGCAGATTGCGCGCGGCCAGCGCTAGCTCTCGGCTTACCGACTCGATCACCACCAACGCGCCACGATCGGCCTTCAAATTCCGAAGGATTCCCGCAAGTTCACCGGTTTTCGGTTTGTCCAGCACGAGCGAGTCGAGAACACGGACTTCGCCGGCGGCGAATTTGTCCCAAACGGCCTTCCGCAGCGCGAGCCGGGCCTGCTTGCGCGGGAGCGCTTTGGCATAGCTGCGCGGCTTCGGACCAAACACGACGCCGCCACCCCTCCAGATCGGCGACCGCCGATAACCCGCTCGCGCGCGCCCCGTGCCCTTCTGACGCCAAGGCTTTTTTCCGTGGCCGGCCACCTCCCCCTTGTTCTTCGTGCACGCCGTCCCCGCACGCCCGTTTGCCCGGATTGTCACAACCGCCTGAACGAGCGCCTCGGACGCGCTCGGCGGCGCCTTCAGCGCCTCGGGGACCTGAAGCTCCCCGACGGCCTGGCCCTGCTGGTTGAGGATCGGAATCGCGCTCATCTTACTTCCCCGCCTTCTTCAACGCCTTGCGCACAATCACCAACCCGCCGGTCGGGCCCGGCACCGCGCCCTCGACCAGCAGCACATGGTCCGCAGGTCGAACCTGCACAACCCGCAGATTTTGCGTGGTCACGCGCACGTTTCCCATGTGGCCGGGCATCCGTTTGTTCTTCATGATACGCGCCGGCCATGTGCGCTGACCGATCGCGCCGATCCGTCGGTGCGACATATGCCCGTGCGACTGTGGCCCGCCGCCCATGCGGTGGCGCTTGACGACGCCCTGGAAGCCGCGCCCCTTGGTCGTGCCGGTTACATCCACATGCGTGACGCCCTCAAAAATGGCCGCTGTGACCTGGTCGCCTTCTTTGATCGAATCGTCAGGCGAGACACGAATCTCACGCAGAACGCGGCAGGGCGCGACGCCCGCCTTTTTGAACCGGCCCAATTCGGGCTTGGTCAGCCGGGATTCTTTCTGCTCAAGAAAGCCCAGTTGAACCGCGTCGTATCCGTCCCTCGCCGCCGTTTTCCGCTGAACCACGACGCAAGGCCCCGCGGCAATGATCGTGACCGGCACGAAGCGGCCGGACTCGTCATACACCTGCGTCATCCCCAATTTTCTGCCGATCAATCCATTCATACGCGGCTTTCTAACTAAGTATTCTGTGATCTTGTTCCGAGCAGCCCGCCTCAAATTTTGATCGTGATGTCCACGCCGGCTGGGAGGTTGAGTTTCTTCAACTCGTCGACCGTTTTGATGGTGGGGTCAATAATATCGAGGATTCGCTTGTGCGTCCGGATCTCGAACTGCTCCATTGACTTTTTGTCCACGTGGGGACTGCGATTTACGCTGTAGCGCTCGATCTTGGTCGGCAGCGGAATGGGTCCCGCCACACGAGCGCCGGTGCGTTTGGCCGTCTCCACGATGTCGCTCGCGGACTGGTCCAGCACCCGGTGGTCGTACGCCTTCAGCCTGATTCGAATGCGTTGCCCGGTCATGATTTACCTGTTCACAATGCTATCCTGCAGTTCCGCCGGCACGATTTCGAACCGGGCCGGCTCCATGCTGTAACTCGCCCGCCCGCGCGTCAGCGAACGGAGCGCCGTTGAATACCCGAACAGCTCGGCCAGCGGCACCTCCGCCAGCACCGTCTGCGCGCCATCTTGCGCAGACATCTCCTTGACGCGACCGCGACGCCCGTTGACGTCGCCAATCACATCGCCCACATGTTCATCCGGCGTAACGATCTCGACCTTCATGATCGGTTCGAGCAGCGCCGGCTGCGCGACGCGCACCGCCTCTCGCAGCGCCATGATGGCCGCGGAGCGATACGCCGTCTCCGTCGAATCCACCGGATGAAAGGCGCCGCTTATAATACGGACTCGCGTATCGATCAAGGGATAATTTGCTAAAATTCCGGTGAGCAACCCGTCGGTCACGCCCTGCTCGACGACCTCCCGAAACGCGGGCGGAATTTCCTCCTCGGACACCTCAAAGACGATCTCATTGCCCGCCCCGCGCTCGCGCGGCTCGACCTCGAGGCCCACGGCCGCGAAATGCATCCGGCCTCCGATCTCGCGTTGGAACACGTGATCTGCATGAGCCTTTTTGAGAATAGTTTCTCGATAAGCGACCGTCGGGCGGCCGGCGTTGGCCTGCACCTTGAATTCCCGTAGAAGACGGTCGCGGATGATTTCCAGGTGGAGCTCGCCCATCCCGCTGATGAGCGTCTGTCCAGTGTCGGGATCCGTCTTCACGAGGAACGTGGGATCCTCCTCGGCCAGCGCCAGGAGCGCCTCACGCAGCCTGTCGCGGTCCGCCTGCGTCTTGGGCTCGATCGCCATGGACATGACGGGTTCGGGGAAGGCGATCCGTTCGAGCAGAATAGGCTGATGCTCCGCGCACAGTGTATCGCCGGTGGTGACTTGTTTAACACCGGCGATCGCGCCGATCTCGCCGCTGTAGAGCACCTCGATGTCGTCGCGCTGATTGGCGTGGACCCGCAGCAGGCGCATCGCCCGTTCCCGCTTGCGAGTGCGCGGATTGAACACCGCCGCGCCCTTCTGGAGAACCCCCGAATAAACGCGGATGTAGACGATCTTGCCGACGAAGGGGTCGTTCGCGATCTTGAAGGCGAGAGCGCTCAGGGGAGCGTGGTCGTCGGCAGGACGGGTCAGGCGCTCGCCGGTTTTGAGGTGATGGCCCTCCACGTCCGGAATGTCCACCGGCGAGGGCAGGTAATCCACAACTGCGTCGAGGAGCGGCTGAATGCCCTGATTGCGCAGCGAGGAGCCGCAGAGGACCGGGACAAACCGACCGGAGATGGTCAGACGGCGAA
This genomic interval from Kiritimatiellia bacterium contains the following:
- the rpsS gene encoding 30S ribosomal protein S19 produces the protein MGRSIRKGPFVDAKLLKKVEQLEKSGQKRPIKTWSRRSMIVPEFVGHTFAIHNGKTFNTVFITENMVGHRLGEFSPTRTFRKHGAATDKTVSLK
- the rplC gene encoding 50S ribosomal protein L3; translated protein: MNGLIGRKLGMTQVYDESGRFVPVTIIAAGPCVVVQRKTAARDGYDAVQLGFLEQKESRLTKPELGRFKKAGVAPCRVLREIRVSPDDSIKEGDQVTAAIFEGVTHVDVTGTTKGRGFQGVVKRHRMGGGPQSHGHMSHRRIGAIGQRTWPARIMKNKRMPGHMGNVRVTTQNLRVVQVRPADHVLLVEGAVPGPTGGLVIVRKALKKAGK
- the rplP gene encoding 50S ribosomal protein L16, which translates into the protein MPLMPKRVKYRKQQRGSLKGDAASGNTLAFGEYGLQALGRAWITNIQLEACRVAISRSMKRKGKLWLRVFPDKPYTKKPLETRMGKGKGPVEGWVAVVRPGRMLFELDGVPESVARESLRLAASKLPIPTRFVHRHGA
- the rplW gene encoding 50S ribosomal protein L23, which codes for MKPAEVIIKRLELTEKGAGLTEKQNTYFFEVAADANKLEIKRAVEQLFNVGVVKVNTLNRAGKAKRNRRGLIGYRPDRKRAIVTLKEGDKIDLT
- the rpsJ gene encoding 30S ribosomal protein S10: MTGQRIRIRLKAYDHRVLDQSASDIVETAKRTGARVAGPIPLPTKIERYSVNRSPHVDKKSMEQFEIRTHKRILDIIDPTIKTVDELKKLNLPAGVDITIKI
- the rplB gene encoding 50S ribosomal protein L2 — translated: MPLKANRPITPSLRFTELPDFSEITKSKPEKRLIQSRKSQAGRNMYGRITVRHRGGGHKRHLRIIDFKRDKHGIPAKVTAIEYDPNRSARIALLTYADGEKRYILATLNMKVGDVLMSGPTAEPTEGNALPLAKIPAGLPVHNIELYPGRGAQLVRGAGAAAEIMAVEGGFAQVRLPSGEIRMVRDTCYATVGQVGNIDHQNVSLGKAGRKRWMGIRPTVRGVAMNPIDHPMGGGEGRTSGGGHPRSPWGKLAKGKKTRNKRKPSGRFILQRRK
- the rplD gene encoding 50S ribosomal protein L4; protein product: MSAIPILNQQGQAVGELQVPEALKAPPSASEALVQAVVTIRANGRAGTACTKNKGEVAGHGKKPWRQKGTGRARAGYRRSPIWRGGGVVFGPKPRSYAKALPRKQARLALRKAVWDKFAAGEVRVLDSLVLDKPKTGELAGILRNLKADRGALVVIESVSRELALAARNLPRVEVARPGDVNALQVLKYPLLVITRAGLERLQERLTDREAST
- the fusA gene encoding elongation factor G → MPPAAPSAQPPSATRSKREAEGRSHALADIRNIGVIAHIDAGKTTTTERMLFYTGRVHRMGEVDDGTATMDWMIQERERGITITSAATTCYWRNKQINIIDTPGHVDFTVEVERSLRVLDGAIGVFCGVAGVQPQSETVWRQARKYRVPCLAYVNKMDRMGARFDWVVRNIRERLGAPAWPVQLPAGSEASFNGVLDLLDRRHLTFDAATQGAVVNTSEWPEEYRDQAEAARAALVEAVAERDDAVMQLFLEQPDVPAEALRAAIRRLTISGRFVPVLCGSSLRNQGIQPLLDAVVDYLPSPVDIPDVEGHHLKTGERLTRPADDHAPLSALAFKIANDPFVGKIVYIRVYSGVLQKGAAVFNPRTRKRERAMRLLRVHANQRDDIEVLYSGEIGAIAGVKQVTTGDTLCAEHQPILLERIAFPEPVMSMAIEPKTQADRDRLREALLALAEEDPTFLVKTDPDTGQTLISGMGELHLEIIRDRLLREFKVQANAGRPTVAYRETILKKAHADHVFQREIGGRMHFAAVGLEVEPRERGAGNEIVFEVSEEEIPPAFREVVEQGVTDGLLTGILANYPLIDTRVRIISGAFHPVDSTETAYRSAAIMALREAVRVAQPALLEPIMKVEIVTPDEHVGDVIGDVNGRRGRVKEMSAQDGAQTVLAEVPLAELFGYSTALRSLTRGRASYSMEPARFEIVPAELQDSIVNR
- the rpmC gene encoding 50S ribosomal protein L29: MKAAELRGMTEAELQQKLGDVRRELFNLRVQQSSGRLEKPSRLRDLRRDIARIQTVMREQALAKRAS
- the rpsC gene encoding 30S ribosomal protein S3, with amino-acid sequence MGQKVNPIGLRVTVTKDWRSRWIADKKNFGPLLQEDIKIRELVKNRLKEAAVPDILIERYANRARITVYTARPGIVIGRKGADLEKLREEIAKMTGKEIYVEIKEIKDPDLNAQLVAENIALQLERRVSFRRALKRAVQMAMELGALGIRVLASGRLGGAELARREGYREGKVPLHTLRENVQYGFAEANTVAGKIGIKVWICRKPEQPAKEASHAAHA
- the rplV gene encoding 50S ribosomal protein L22, encoding MEVTAISKFVRMSPSKARDLARALQGKPVAEALRIADFNARKAGFWLGKTLRSAIANAEANNGVSADDLVVKLAVVEDGPRMKRYWPRARGSASPILRRMSHVRIVLTARDKKKE